The following proteins are co-located in the Gloeocapsa sp. PCC 73106 genome:
- the cas12k gene encoding type V CRISPR-associated protein Cas12k (Type V-K CRISPR systems have also been known as with the large Cas12k protein, has also been known as type V-U5, and Cas12k as C2c5.) has product MSTITIQCRLVAPETTRQALWELMAQKNTPLVSELLRQVAQHFDFETWRQKGKLEVGIIKKLCEPLKKDPRFSNQPARFYTSAIALVDYIYQSWLKLQQRLQRKLEGQNRWLVMLKSDEELVQISHSSLETIQAKATEILSSLKRDPKSTKKGKNSQKNKSLFTQLYDLYDKTENTLTRCGICYLLKNGCKISKKPEEPEKFAQRRRKVEIKIERLIEQIEGSIPQGRDLTADCWLETLNIAANTATVDATEVKSWQDQLLSQSKSIPYPVAYETNEDLTWSINEKGRLCVRFNGLGKHTFQIYCDQRQLKWFQRFYEDQQIKKNGKNQHSSALFTLRSGRIVWQEGKSKGKPWNIHSLALHCSLDTRFWTEEGTEQIQQEKSQQFQRNRLRMKPELTFGIFFRSQQLETFLQLWLVITAYRFQSFLEKGNIAKANHDFQKAIQRNESSRQKITNSYNRPHKPLYQGKSNILVGVAMGLEKPATVAVVDGTTGKAIAYRSLKQLLGENYPLLNRQRKQKQKSSHQRHKAQKSSSNNQFGESELGQYIDRLLAKAIVAVAKTYQGGSIIVPRLKDMRELIQSEIQAKAEAKISGYVEGQKKYAKSYRVQVHQWSYGRLITEITSQASKLGILIEESEQIYHNNPQKQAQYLAISAYCARLSA; this is encoded by the coding sequence ATGAGTACCATCACGATTCAATGTCGCCTCGTCGCCCCAGAAACAACCCGTCAAGCCCTTTGGGAGTTGATGGCACAAAAAAATACGCCCCTTGTCAGCGAACTCTTGAGACAAGTAGCGCAACACTTTGATTTTGAAACATGGAGACAAAAAGGGAAGCTTGAAGTAGGAATTATCAAAAAACTCTGCGAACCGCTTAAAAAAGATCCCCGTTTTAGTAATCAACCTGCACGCTTTTATACATCTGCGATCGCCCTTGTTGATTACATTTACCAATCATGGCTAAAACTTCAACAACGGTTACAGCGTAAACTAGAGGGACAAAATCGTTGGTTAGTGATGCTCAAAAGTGATGAAGAATTAGTCCAAATCAGTCATTCTAGTCTTGAAACGATACAAGCAAAAGCTACTGAAATTCTTTCTTCTCTTAAGCGAGATCCAAAGTCCACCAAAAAAGGCAAAAACTCTCAAAAGAACAAAAGCTTATTTACTCAACTGTACGACTTATATGACAAAACCGAGAATACTTTAACCCGTTGTGGGATTTGTTATCTGCTCAAAAACGGTTGTAAAATTTCTAAAAAGCCTGAAGAGCCAGAGAAATTTGCTCAACGTCGCCGTAAAGTTGAAATCAAGATAGAACGTCTTATTGAACAGATAGAAGGCTCAATTCCTCAAGGTAGAGACTTAACAGCCGATTGTTGGTTAGAAACTTTAAATATTGCTGCAAATACTGCCACTGTGGACGCAACAGAAGTAAAATCGTGGCAAGATCAACTTTTAAGCCAATCCAAATCTATTCCTTATCCCGTTGCTTATGAAACCAATGAAGATTTAACATGGAGTATTAATGAGAAAGGTCGTCTTTGTGTCCGATTTAATGGCTTAGGAAAGCATACTTTCCAAATATACTGTGACCAACGACAACTTAAATGGTTTCAACGCTTTTACGAGGATCAACAAATTAAGAAAAACGGCAAAAATCAGCATTCTAGTGCTTTATTCACCTTAAGATCTGGTCGAATTGTTTGGCAAGAAGGCAAAAGCAAAGGAAAACCTTGGAATATTCATAGTTTAGCTTTACATTGCAGTTTAGATACTCGTTTCTGGACAGAGGAAGGTACAGAACAAATTCAGCAAGAGAAATCTCAACAATTCCAAAGAAATCGCCTACGGATGAAACCTGAATTGACTTTTGGCATTTTCTTCCGTTCCCAACAGCTTGAAACATTCTTACAGCTATGGTTAGTTATTACAGCCTATCGCTTTCAATCATTTTTAGAGAAAGGAAATATAGCCAAAGCTAATCACGATTTTCAAAAAGCTATCCAAAGAAATGAATCTTCAAGACAAAAAATTACTAATTCTTATAATCGTCCCCATAAACCACTATATCAAGGAAAATCTAATATTTTAGTCGGTGTCGCAATGGGACTCGAAAAACCCGCTACAGTTGCCGTTGTGGATGGGACAACAGGAAAAGCGATCGCTTACCGAAGTCTTAAACAATTATTGGGTGAAAATTATCCTTTGTTAAATCGTCAACGCAAGCAGAAGCAAAAAAGCTCCCATCAACGCCATAAAGCCCAAAAAAGCTCTAGTAATAACCAATTTGGTGAATCAGAATTAGGTCAATATATTGACCGTTTACTCGCTAAGGCAATTGTTGCTGTAGCTAAAACCTATCAAGGGGGAAGTATTATTGTTCCTCGACTTAAAGATATGCGAGAACTTATTCAATCTGAAATTCAGGCAAAAGCAGAGGCAAAAATTTCTGGTTATGTGGAAGGACAAAAAAAATATGCCAAAAGTTATCGTGTCCAAGTTCACCAATGGAGTTATGGTCGACTCATTACTGAAATTACTTCTCAAGCATCCAAATTAGGGATTTTAATAGAAGAAAGCGAGCAAATATATCACAATAATCCTCAAAAACAGGCACAATATCTTGCTATTTCTGCCTATTGTGCTCGTTTATCTGCTTAA
- a CDS encoding MerR family transcriptional regulator: MEDNFFTSTEASKITGCSRRQLQYWREKGVVVPTVNASGKGRNVYYSVSDLLQLMVMGYLLSVGLSFDTAQESLEMLKEHHPKIFKTDASSEDLKRLMILPNPKGLELKVFDPEEAFMRINSQALPLVPFSGEMIHKRLKITLESLKHDPSSKYMVGK; encoded by the coding sequence ATGGAAGATAATTTTTTTACCAGTACAGAAGCCTCAAAAATTACAGGATGTTCTCGTCGGCAGTTACAATACTGGCGAGAAAAAGGAGTAGTTGTACCGACAGTTAACGCTAGTGGAAAAGGGCGTAATGTCTATTATTCGGTGTCGGATTTGTTGCAGTTGATGGTAATGGGGTATTTGCTGTCAGTGGGGTTAAGTTTTGATACGGCACAGGAATCGCTAGAAATGTTGAAAGAACATCACCCCAAGATTTTTAAGACGGATGCGTCATCGGAGGATTTAAAGCGATTGATGATTTTACCAAATCCTAAAGGGTTGGAATTGAAAGTTTTTGACCCTGAAGAAGCTTTTATGCGAATTAACAGTCAAGCTTTGCCACTTGTCCCGTTTTCCGGGGAAATGATTCATAAGCGTTTGAAAATTACGCTTGAGTCCTTAAAGCACGATCCTTCCTCTAAATACATGGTAGGAAAATAG
- a CDS encoding ATP-binding protein, which yields MINPDETHALIVGIETYNADDWENLDGPANDALKFARWLLERGVNSENIHLFVSPLEKNSNLFNEITSVRPQLANKENITSCINSQLIHGNDVAGELLYVFWSGHGIITPDNTMRRLLFGDISDTNYKNLNFFSLQEALKTSNNANGFAKQVFLIDTCAELAYNDHINITKFEKDGSNFGSQSVNERKEQFVLFAAEEYLTANNQIGICSFFSQAVMNELNKLPNACLLPDMVELTRLVEQNLVTEGKQRPVYKRYWNGNEEYIFPTPSPHDFFAYDASWVGRDKLIDELNQKLHNSCRFLLILGLTGIGKTALAERLVIELNDLIQNDWDKKLLRANFDYEEKSTDFASCAGRWLESLGEQLSPAEKNPALLLNRLVSRLKDKPFLVLIDSMERLLTENDDGSWGDFSDEYWEKFFLRLLSTKSCKSKLIVTSQDLPVTLHSKASRYNNFYQRHILYGLEESEQEALFRKQGLNISHESEDRSILLRLGKAYKGHPLVLRVIIGEINGEPFKKNVQAYWNEVNSKIEEVEKNLAEAEAGETERYDEWELHKLTRKVRDEVNKERLQVVFTRLENQVRDAYILICAASVYRIPVQEEGWLMQLAALVSRAEKQVCSKERQEQALEELLNRFLAEESVNHNNKRVLGQHNLVRSVALESHRKLIQDLKGSGEAA from the coding sequence ATGATCAATCCAGATGAAACCCATGCGCTGATTGTAGGAATTGAAACATATAATGCAGACGACTGGGAAAATCTTGATGGACCAGCTAATGATGCCCTCAAATTTGCTAGATGGCTTTTAGAGAGAGGAGTAAACTCGGAAAATATCCATCTGTTTGTGTCCCCTTTGGAAAAAAACAGTAATTTATTCAATGAAATCACCTCAGTTCGTCCACAGCTTGCTAATAAAGAAAATATCACTAGTTGCATTAACTCTCAATTAATTCACGGCAATGATGTCGCGGGTGAATTGCTTTACGTGTTCTGGAGTGGACACGGTATTATTACTCCTGATAATACAATGCGTAGACTCCTCTTTGGTGATATTAGTGATACTAACTACAAAAACCTTAACTTTTTTTCCTTGCAAGAAGCACTAAAGACTTCTAATAATGCAAATGGTTTTGCTAAGCAGGTTTTCTTAATTGATACTTGTGCTGAGTTAGCCTATAACGACCATATTAATATCACAAAATTTGAGAAAGACGGGAGTAATTTTGGCTCCCAAAGTGTAAATGAAAGGAAAGAGCAATTTGTACTGTTTGCCGCAGAAGAATATCTGACCGCAAATAACCAAATAGGAATCTGCAGCTTTTTTTCTCAAGCAGTTATGAATGAGTTAAACAAACTGCCAAACGCCTGTTTATTGCCTGATATGGTGGAGCTCACTAGACTGGTTGAACAAAACCTAGTAACAGAAGGTAAACAAAGACCAGTTTATAAACGCTACTGGAATGGAAATGAAGAATATATTTTTCCCACTCCATCCCCTCATGATTTTTTTGCTTATGATGCTTCTTGGGTAGGTAGAGATAAATTAATAGATGAACTAAATCAAAAACTACATAATTCCTGTCGTTTTCTGCTGATTCTAGGTTTAACAGGAATTGGTAAAACAGCTTTAGCAGAAAGATTAGTAATAGAATTAAATGATTTAATCCAAAATGATTGGGATAAGAAGTTACTTAGAGCTAATTTTGACTACGAAGAGAAATCTACTGATTTTGCTAGTTGTGCTGGAAGATGGTTAGAGAGTTTAGGAGAACAACTTTCACCAGCCGAAAAAAATCCAGCATTACTCTTAAATCGATTAGTCAGTCGCTTAAAAGATAAGCCATTTCTGGTACTAATTGATTCAATGGAAAGACTGTTAACAGAAAATGATGATGGTAGCTGGGGAGATTTTAGCGATGAATATTGGGAAAAATTTTTTCTGAGATTATTATCAACCAAATCTTGTAAAAGTAAATTAATTGTCACATCTCAAGATTTACCTGTTACATTGCACAGCAAAGCTTCTCGTTACAACAATTTTTATCAGCGTCACATTCTCTATGGATTGGAAGAATCGGAACAAGAGGCATTATTTAGAAAACAAGGATTAAATATTAGTCATGAATCAGAAGATAGATCAATTTTATTACGATTAGGAAAAGCCTATAAAGGTCATCCTTTAGTCTTACGAGTAATTATTGGGGAAATCAACGGCGAGCCTTTTAAGAAAAATGTACAAGCTTATTGGAATGAAGTTAATAGCAAAATAGAAGAGGTAGAAAAGAATTTAGCTGAAGCTGAGGCTGGAGAAACTGAAAGATATGATGAGTGGGAATTGCACAAACTTACTCGTAAAGTCAGAGACGAAGTAAATAAAGAACGGTTACAAGTTGTATTTACTCGCCTAGAAAATCAAGTACGAGATGCTTATATCTTAATTTGTGCTGCTTCTGTTTATCGTATTCCCGTACAAGAAGAAGGTTGGTTAATGCAGTTAGCAGCTTTAGTAAGCCGAGCAGAAAAGCAAGTGTGTAGTAAGGAAAGACAAGAGCAAGCTTTAGAAGAATTATTAAACCGTTTTTTAGCTGAAGAATCAGTTAATCACAATAATAAGCGAGTTTTAGGACAACACAATTTAGTCCGTAGTGTTGCTTTAGAGAGTCATAGAAAGTTAATTCAAGATTTAAAAGGTAGTGGAGAGGCAGCATGA